In one window of Coralliovum pocilloporae DNA:
- a CDS encoding type IV secretory system conjugative DNA transfer family protein: MSWPFGKPKGVVRAREKKVVDNEGRRILGFTFEGKAILEPNTSASSITYAAAGGGKTTGIAIPTVQALLASTSCGLVINDVKSEIAMQIADMCIKYGRKFGVIDPFHVLGKDYPYQLSVNLLSTIVEAARSGDPDLPFYIESFVHTVIPEPKGAENGSDRNFFWREMPRQYLSTALRKLLAYPEIATPGGLADLVGNPELFAASMKMLAEDGDMPLSGRAAQILETRDHNPQLYSQHLTSAQSALNIFAEGPLHGFGTDADASFEELLSESYIICVVMPGQHAERLGSAIALTFNAMTDLQMTGRVGRTVFLIDEACAGPFEPALRRITIMCCIGGVLVTICQSRKDLIRKYGEEFTVILEENSLVKHYLKITQYDEAERLSKAIGESLMLQEGLSIDHKDPSKMSGTLGLGRQRHWSAAELMALPEGTQILHIAGIGYIHCLTPKQNWLGPYCYDLGFNEFEGGILPPDPKITLKTPEVV, from the coding sequence ATGAGTTGGCCATTTGGCAAACCCAAAGGGGTTGTACGAGCAAGAGAGAAGAAAGTCGTCGACAATGAAGGGCGGCGGATTCTCGGCTTCACCTTTGAAGGGAAAGCCATTCTTGAACCGAATACCTCTGCATCTTCCATTACCTATGCGGCAGCTGGTGGCGGCAAGACTACCGGCATCGCTATTCCAACTGTGCAGGCTCTTCTGGCCAGTACGAGCTGTGGCCTTGTGATCAATGATGTCAAATCTGAGATCGCCATGCAGATCGCAGACATGTGCATCAAGTATGGCCGCAAGTTTGGTGTCATCGATCCCTTTCACGTGTTGGGGAAAGATTATCCATACCAGCTATCCGTGAACCTCCTTTCCACGATTGTCGAAGCTGCCAGGAGCGGAGATCCGGATCTCCCTTTCTACATAGAGAGCTTTGTCCATACGGTGATCCCTGAGCCAAAGGGGGCGGAGAACGGAAGCGACCGGAATTTTTTCTGGAGAGAGATGCCCAGACAATACCTCTCGACGGCTTTGCGCAAGCTGCTCGCCTATCCGGAGATTGCGACACCCGGAGGTCTGGCGGATCTGGTCGGTAATCCCGAACTGTTTGCTGCCAGCATGAAAATGCTCGCCGAAGATGGTGACATGCCACTGAGTGGTCGTGCTGCACAGATTCTGGAGACAAGAGATCATAATCCGCAACTCTATTCCCAACATCTGACATCAGCTCAATCCGCACTGAATATTTTTGCGGAAGGTCCATTGCATGGCTTCGGCACGGATGCTGATGCCTCATTTGAGGAGCTGCTTTCTGAGAGCTACATTATTTGTGTCGTGATGCCCGGGCAACATGCCGAACGACTCGGCTCGGCCATTGCCCTGACCTTCAATGCAATGACTGACCTGCAAATGACTGGCCGCGTCGGCAGGACAGTCTTTCTGATTGATGAAGCCTGTGCGGGACCATTCGAGCCTGCATTGCGACGCATTACAATCATGTGTTGTATTGGTGGTGTTCTGGTTACGATCTGTCAGTCCAGAAAAGACCTTATCCGAAAATACGGCGAGGAGTTCACGGTCATTCTGGAAGAGAACAGCCTAGTAAAACACTACCTCAAAATTACCCAGTATGACGAAGCAGAACGCCTGTCCAAAGCAATCGGGGAATCCCTGATGCTGCAGGAGGGTTTGAGTATCGATCATAAAGACCCGTCCAAGATGAGTGGGACACTGGGACTGGGTCGTCAGAGACATTGGTCAGCCGCTGAATTAATGGCGCTACCGGAGGGAACCCAGATCCTTCATATCGCCGGTATCGGCTACATCCATTGCCTCACCCCCAAGCAGAATTGGCTTGGTCCCTATTGCTATGACCTTGGCTTCAACGAGTTCGAGGGCGGCATTCTGCCACCTGATCCCAAAATCACCCTGAAAACACCGGAGGTCGTCTGA